Part of the Aquabacterium sp. NJ1 genome, TGGTTGCTGGCTGTCATCGACGTCCTTCAACTCGACCTTGGCCGATTTCGGATAGAGCCGAAGGTAGGCCTCCAGATCCTCCTCGGTTCGCGGTATGAACACACAGGCATCGACATGCGGGTGATCGGTGATGGTGCTCAAACGTTCAGGCGGAATGCTGAGTAGCAGGAGCACGCTCGCAGTTTCGTTCCCAGTTGTCTTCTCGGTTAGCAATAGCGTCGTTACCCCATCCTGTTCGAACTTGTTGTGGTGCACAAGTTGGTCGACCACGTCACTGCCCAGAGCAGAAGCAACAGACCCAGATAGGTCCTCCACATTGGACAAGACCAACCCAATCTTCGTAGTGTTCTGTTGCGCGCACCACACCTGGCAAGCAGCCCACCCAGTCAATATGGCAGCCTCCTCAGACAACAGGAGGTTGGTATGGGCTCGCGTCAGAGAGATGGCTTTTCCAAATGGCATGAGATTTCCGGTTGTCCTGGCTTCTGCGATTTGACCATCTGGGTTGCGGGACAACCACCAGCATTGGTTGTCCCAAATTCTTAAGAACGGGCTTCTGAGGCAGGGTGTCAAAGATGCAAATATTTTGTGAGAAAATCTGTTCGTGCTCTTGGCAGGAGCCTTCCACCCGTCGATGTAAAGCTGTTGACCAGCGCTGCCGTCTCGCTCCGTCTATTCATTGGACGTGTTCATGCTTGAAGGTGGTGGACGGGTGACGCCTTGCAACAAGCGAGGAGCACATCTTGTCATCCAAGACCATTAGGCCAACCACTGTAGTTGGCATCAAACGGCTTGCCAAAACTCTGGCACGTCAGCAATCCATCCCGCTTAGCCAAGCACAGCAGCAAGCTGCAAGGTTGGCGGGATATGAAAACCTTCGGCATGCGGCCAATTCCGCCCGTCTGTCCGCTCATTCAGAGCAGACATTCTTTGTGACTGCCTATTGGCGGAACCTGACAACTGGCGAAGAGGGGCGAGAGACACTGCAGATGTCACTGGTCGGGCCCGTGTCCCGGGCGCTGGCTTCCGGGCGTTTCCGCTATTGCCGCTGGCTCCATGACTTCAAGTTGCAGGCACCGGATCACCTTGTTTGCCGCTTCGTTGTTGATCGCCGCGATCGAGCCAGAGACTTGGTGTGCGGAGCTTCCCGGGAAGTTCAGTTCATGCAGGCGACTGGACTGATCTCGAAAGGAAAGGTCCCCGGTATGCTCGGCAAGAGCGACCACCGAGATCAACTGCCAGGCAGAGATCACTCAAGTTTCTGGTTCCATGAGGAGTCGGGAGTGGTTGTTCAACTTGACGAGCCATATCTGCCGGCCATTGCTTCCAAAGAAGACGCCCGTCAAGCATGGGCGGATCGCCATGGCTTGAAGCTGGTTAGGACTGTCTGGCCGGGAATTCATAACCCGTCAGGTGGGTCGCAACTCTTTCTGCTCGGGCGGCAGGTTCACGCCAATGTGGTCGAGCACATGGTCGAGCGCTTGAATGAACTTCAGCCAGGGGCCTGCTCGTCTGTGTGGGAGGGTGGTTCCGAACCCTACCGGCCACTTTGGGTATCTCCGGGTGGACAGGCCAAGGAGGTTACAACGCGCCCGCCCCGTGACCTACGTTTGGTGCGAAAGTCAAAGAGTTCTTTGCCATACGGCAGGGTGATGGTGGGTATGTGCAGAAGGCCCAATGGCAGGCTTCCGCTTGAAGTTCACCAAGAGATGGCGCGGTTGCTCAAAGACGCTATCCACCGCTTGGAATGGCGAGCCAGCGCTTCGGGGCCACTGAACACCGTTCGAGACGACCTAGATGAGTGGGTGGCAAGAGAGTATGGCTACGATGAGCTCGACGAACAGACGTACAGCGATCTTTACTTCGGTTCATCGATGGTGAGTGAACCAGCGCCACGGCAACCAACCCCCGAGTTCAAGGGGAAGTTGCTGGTGGACTTGGCTCAAATGGAGAGCCTTCTGACGAGGCACTACCCTCCGTCAGCGCCTTTGCGTGCGCTCACAAACCGTCTTGGAAGTGCAAAGAAGGCCATTGAGAAGTGGCCCCTTGCCGCTACCCCTCGTAGAGGAGTGTGAAATGAGTGATTCAGCTTGCCCGCTCGAAGAGGGGGATCGAATTGACCACAGGATGTTTGGCATGGGGACTGTGGCTGGTGCACCAGTCGCGGTAGTTGGCGGCGACAAACGTCACGGCTTGCGTGACGCAGGATGGGCGGTACCTGTTCAATGGGACGACCCGAACCGTACTGCGGCTAAGGTAATGCACCACGCGCTGCGTAAGGTGTCTTCGCCCGAGTCTCGTCCGTTTACCTATTGGGATCGGCAATGGCAGCCGCTCGTTGATGCGTGGCTGGGTGCAAGACGAGAGGTCGAACAGTTGCAACTGTGCTTCCGACCCTTGCCGAACGTCACTGAGGTCGCTCAAGCCCAGCAAAGAGAGGTCGAGGCATATCAGGCGATGCAGGATTTTCTTGCTGACGAGCAAGGAGGTCGTCATCCTTGAGCATGGATTGCCATGTAGTCGCTTCAGCGTGATCGCTGCACGCTACTGCTAAAGCAGGGAGGGGGCTTGCCCCCCTCTTTTTTTGTTGTCACGCGGATCAAGTTAGTTTGAGAACAACTGGGCACAACAGCTCGGCGCGGCAGGCTTGGTCAAACCCTTTGTGTTCACCTCGTGCAACACAAAGGAATGCCACGGACCGAGCGGCGCTCACCTGTTGTCTGATTTGGCTGCAGACATGGCGGTCCACCAAATCGACTATGCGCCGAACTTCGGCGCGGCCAGGCACCTTCTACATATCTGATCGCGTAGGCAACTTCGGATGAATGCGGCGTACGAGTGAGCCTGTTCCTAGCCCCATGCAGCCGACGAGTGCGGTCGTCCAATTGTTCAGCTGGCAGTCTCACTTAAACTATTGCGTTCGTTTCCAAACAACGGTCATGAAGACGCCACCTGGCTCGGCATGGGCGGCTGATTTCGTGGGATATGCGGAACCGGAAAGCAGTGGTCCACAGCTTTGCCCTGGTACTTTGACGTTGGTGGATTCTTCGATGGCCTCTCCTGAACTCACCGGCGGTGCCGGATTCACATTCGAAGATGCGGTGGCCGCGTGCTACCTGGCCGCTCTTGTCGGCGGGACGACGGCGCCAGGCCTGGGATCGCGCATGATCCGGCGTGTCGCCTTGCAGCAAGCACCAGCTGGAGAGCCGCTTGATGATGTCATCGTTGATGCAGTTCTGCCTGCTGATGGCTCTCGCATGCGCTTGTCGCTACAGGTCAAGAGATCGTTGACCATCTCTGATGCAGCCAGCAATTCTGATTTCCGCGAGGTGATCGAGCGCAGTTGGCAGACGCAGCAGAAGACGGATTTTCGCGAGCACGTCGATCGGGTCGGGGCCGCCACGGGTACCATATCCGATGAGTCTCACCGGAACTTCACCACGGTGTGCGAGTGGGCCCGGGCTTCCGAATCGGCCTCGTCGTTCTTCCAACGGTTCGCGGATGGTGGCGGCGCATCGCAGGCCCACAAGGACATCGTTGACGCGGTGCGCAACTGCGCCTTGGGCAACGGAGGTCAGTTGCCTGAGGAGGCAACACACCGGTTGTTGGCCCACATGGTGCTCATCAAGTTTGATCTGATGCATCAGGGATCGACCACCGAGGCCGCAATCCTGAGCAGTCTGCAGCGGGCCTTGGTGTCTGCCCAGCATGATCGTGCGGATGACCTGTGGCGGCAACTGAGGCAACTTTGCCGCGAAGGCTCGGGGCGAAGAGAAGAGTTCAGCCGTGCTTCCGTACTGCGCCAACTGAACGGGGGACTGAAATTCGTCGGCACTCCCGTGCTGGCGAGCGACTTGCGGGTGCTGAGTGAACTGTCCAGCCACTGGCTGGCGCAGCAGCCCGATGACATTGGGGGGACTCATATCGATCGGGGCGCATTGCGGGAAAAGCTGATCACCGAAATGAGGCGCCACCGCCTGACCTTGATCAAAGGTCTGCCAGGGGTGGGCAAGACGGTTTTACTGCGTGATCTGCTTGGCCTTTACGCCAGCGATGGAACGACCTTCTTGTTGACAGCAAACCGGCTATCGGGAAACAACTGGGCTGAGCACGCAAGTGCGATTGGGCTATCGGCCATTGCGATCGAGCCCTTGCTGGTCGAAGTGATGGCCACGGGGCATGCCGTGCTTTTCATCGATGGATTGGACCGCATCACTCCAGAGCAGCGTGGCGTGATCACAGACCTGATGGCGCAGATCCTCACCAGTCCTGCATTGAGCGGGTGGCGCATTGTTGCGACGGCCCGCGATGCAGGGATCGAGCCATTGCGCAGCTGGGTGCCGACGGCGCTGATGACGAATGGAGGTGTCGGCTATGTCGATGTAGACAATCTGTCACCAGAGGATGCCGAAGCCCTGGCCAATTCCCTGCCCGCGCTGCGCCCGCTCTTGCTGGACGGCGATGAGCGGGTGCAGGCACTGGCGAGACGCCCATTCTTTGCCTCGGTGCTTGCCCGCGGATTTTCCAGTGCGGCTTATCCCGAAGGGTTCGTGCCGAGGTCCGAGATTGACCTGATTCGCGCATGGTGGTCAAGAGGTGGTTATGACGCTCAGGCCTCGCAAAGTTTGGCCCGCCAGAGGGCGCTGATCGAACTTGCGCA contains:
- a CDS encoding DUF5623 domain-containing protein → MSSKTIRPTTVVGIKRLAKTLARQQSIPLSQAQQQAARLAGYENLRHAANSARLSAHSEQTFFVTAYWRNLTTGEEGRETLQMSLVGPVSRALASGRFRYCRWLHDFKLQAPDHLVCRFVVDRRDRARDLVCGASREVQFMQATGLISKGKVPGMLGKSDHRDQLPGRDHSSFWFHEESGVVVQLDEPYLPAIASKEDARQAWADRHGLKLVRTVWPGIHNPSGGSQLFLLGRQVHANVVEHMVERLNELQPGACSSVWEGGSEPYRPLWVSPGGQAKEVTTRPPRDLRLVRKSKSSLPYGRVMVGMCRRPNGRLPLEVHQEMARLLKDAIHRLEWRASASGPLNTVRDDLDEWVAREYGYDELDEQTYSDLYFGSSMVSEPAPRQPTPEFKGKLLVDLAQMESLLTRHYPPSAPLRALTNRLGSAKKAIEKWPLAATPRRGV